In Deefgea piscis, the genomic window CATATTGACGACAAACACGCGTTGAACCGCCGCACCGGCTAAAGCCGACGCAGCATCGGCAACGCCAGCGCCTTTTTTCTTACCAAACAAACCACCCAGCGCCGCGATGGGCTTCATCACGCCGCCGGCCATTTTGGTGATCAAACCCAAAGTCATCGCCACTGCACCACCGGCCAGCAATAAGCCGCCCAGCGCCAAAGTACCAATGCCAATCGATTTGGCGAGCATTGGGTTTTGCTTGATGAAGGTATCTAACTTTTGCGATAAGGTGCCAAAGAGTTCGGCGGCTGATTTCAATTCAGGCGCCATCGCTTCACCAAAACTAGCCAGCGCATTGGTAAACGTACCTGACGCGGCATCCCAAAGGTTTTTTAACGTACCGAGCTGCGCATTCACCCGTTGCTGCAATGTGGCTTGCCGCGACAATTTATCAACGACTTCGTTGTAACCGCCTGCGCCTTTCTCAATCACCTTGCCAAGTACCTGCATGGTTTCGGCATCATCGCCAAAGATTTCTTTTAACGCGGCCAAACGTGTGACCGTATCAAGGTTTTTCATTTTGTCGAGCTGGGCCATTAAATTGCCCATACCGCCAAATTCACCCTTGCCGTCAGTAAAATCAAGCTTGATGCCTTGCGATGCCAGCGCAGCATTGGCTTTAGCGACTTTCTTGGTGTCTAAGCCCAACTGAATGGTTTTGCGTAAGGCATTACCTGCTGCTTCGCCCTGCATGCCCATCTGATCGAACATCACCGCGAACGGGGCCATTTCTTTGGCGGCATCCGCGCCCTTGCGCTTCATGGTATCCATGGCGGGGGCCATCTTGGCGTAAAACGCCAGCATATTGTCGTCTTTCACCCCCAAATTAACCGAGCGCTGAATGGTGTCCATCAGCGACATCATGTCTTTTTCGGTCGTCCCCGTGGCATCTTGCATCTTGGCGGCAAATTCCGCCGCTTGCTCAGGCGATTTTTTAAGCAAAACGCCCATGTAAGCGGCTGATTCACCGACACCACCCAAGATTGCGTCGTAGCTCATCCCTTGTTTGACCAAGGTGGACATCATGTTTTGAAAGTCGGCGGTCGTACCCGGTAAGGTCGTTCCCAGCTTTAAAGCTTTGGCATTAATTTCATCGAATTTTTTATCAACAACACCGCCAGCGCCCATCATGGCGACTTTTAAACCCGTCGCTGCGTCTTCTGCATCAGCAAAAGCAGCAATTGGCTTCGTCATCAAGCCCGTTAAAATCGCGCCGTCGGCCATCATGCTCATGCCTTTGCCTGACAGCTTTTGCGACACCGCATCAAACTTTTTTTCTAATCGATCTAAACTGCCAATCGATTTATTTGCGGCGCCACTGATCACCGATGACATGTGATCAAACGCTTTGAGCTGAATGCCGAGCTGTAACATATCCATGAGAACCCCCTTTTATTAATCTGGCTGGCGATGCAAATGGTTGTGATAAGCCACGGCCTCAGCACAACAAGCAGCCAATTCATCAGCGGGCATCGCATCAACCGCAGCTTCTGACCAGCCGTACGTGGCATACAAGTGCGATATGGTCAGCAGCGAAGGGTGATCACTGATCAGAGCTTTCCCAAGGTCACTTCAATCAATAAATTGACGTCAACAGCAGTGAATTCGTCCAGCTCTTCAGCAACAATGCCTTTGCCGTCGATTTTAGTAATTTGCGCAATCATGGCAAACAAATAATCCGCGCCGCCAGCTTGCGCTCGACGAGCCAATTTAATGTGTTTGCCCATGGGTTCAATTTGCTTGGCACGCTTACCGGATGGCAATAAAAAACCGCCATCATCGGCGGTTTTCTGATTCACTTGCTCGGTCACTTGATCGGTTGCTTGCTCGGTTTTTTCAGTCATTTAAAGCCCCAGATTGTTACGAAACTCCGGCTTAACGTCCTTGCCGGCGATTTTAAAAATATTGTTGATCAGATCGATTTCGATCACATCAACCCCTGCGCACACTTGCTTTAAATACATCACTGAAAATTCAGTTGGGTATTCACTGGCGTCTTGCGGTTTATGTTCGCCCAAGGGGAATTTTTTGCAAGTGCCGGTTAGGAACGTCACCAAGGATTGCTCTTCAAATACCCCTTCAACGGCATTCCAGCTTTCAACGCTGGAACGCACTTGCAACGCCACCGCTTTATACGGATTGGCATATTGCAAAAACGTATCGCGGTAAAAAGCATTCCACTTGATTTCGGCAGACAGCTTATCGATACCACCGGGCAATTCCAGCGTGCCAATCATGCCGAGGCCTTTGCGCTCATTCATCTTCATGGCAATTTCTGGCAGTTTGCATTCCGACGCTTGACCGACGCAGTTATTACCACCGACGTAGACGTTGGCATTGGTTACTTGTTTCACTTGCACGATGCGCTACTCCTATTTCACGCTGGCAGCGTATTCGCTGGTCAGCTCAGATTCAAACGTACCGCGCTCAAACGGCGGTGGCGGCATCAATTTGTAGTTAAACGTCAAATGCCCATTGGCAAATTCAGTCTCTGGATTGCGCGCCACGTCATACCAGCACTTTCCCCCCAACAACGCCCCATCACCGATCAGCTTATTGATGAGTTGATTGATCGAATTCACCACGGCATCGACCAACGCCTGATTTTGCAAGCGATCGATATATTGCAAAGTGAAGTAGCGAATCGATTCATCAATAATGTCTTGGGTCCGCGTCACACTAATAAACGTACTCAAACCGGATTCACTCGGGAAATTCGCGTTGCGATTGCCCCACAAGCGATAACCGGTACCGAATGAATTAAACACCGTCACGATGCCAACTTCATTCAGTGCGTTGACTTCGGATTGTGGATCGTCGATTTTTGCAGTGAGATTGCGCTCAAGGCCGACAATGCCGTTAATCTCGGTATTGCTCGGGCTCCACCAATAGCCTTTTTCAACGTCTTTTGCCGCCATCACACCAGCAGCGCGTGCTGATAGCGGCTGCAATACCACCGTATCGGTAACGCTGTCATAAACCTTCACATGCGGATAGCACAGCATGGCCGCATCATTGGAGGTATTAAAATTACTATTGGCAACAGGGCCACGGCTACTAATGACCTGCGCGACAGTTAAACCCAGCGGCGCATCAATCAAGGCTTTGCCACCCAATTTATCCGCCGCAGCGATCAGCTCGGTCGCCACAGTGGCCAATGTGGAATAGCCGGTGGCAATTAAAATCTTCGGCGCAAAACCAAACAGCTGATAACAATCGGCCAGTGCTTTTAAACCTAAGCGGCGGCCTTGCGCATCGATCGTGCCATTGATTTCGGCAGCGGTGATTTTGCTTGGATCGGCATAGGTGTAAGCCAGTTTTAAACTGGCATTAGCAGGCATCGTTGACGCTGGCGTGCGCTGGCAACGCCCAGTTAACAAGTCAACGGTGTAATCGGTACCTACGGCATACGTTGGCGTGCCACCCGAGCCCGTCACCACCAAGCTGCTGACCACAGGAAATACCGTTTTAAATTGCCCGCTAGCATTAACGGTCGAATTTTCAGTCGCAATGGTGGTTTTATGAATCGCCGGATCCAGCACATTCACTACCACTACGGTGGCATCGCCTTGATCGTAAATGGCATCCAGCGCATCAGCACAACTAAAGCCAGCTAAATCAGGGCCAAATGCGGCTAAATCTTTATCACTTAACAATAAAGTTGGCGTATTCACCGGCCCCATCGGCGCGGTACAAATCAAGCCAATCACTGCCGATTTCACAATATTCACCGCGCGCGGACTACGATCAACGCGCTGGGTTTCAACCCCGTGCAAATAATTAGCC contains:
- a CDS encoding phage tail tape measure protein, with the protein product MDMLQLGIQLKAFDHMSSVISGAANKSIGSLDRLEKKFDAVSQKLSGKGMSMMADGAILTGLMTKPIAAFADAEDAATGLKVAMMGAGGVVDKKFDEINAKALKLGTTLPGTTADFQNMMSTLVKQGMSYDAILGGVGESAAYMGVLLKKSPEQAAEFAAKMQDATGTTEKDMMSLMDTIQRSVNLGVKDDNMLAFYAKMAPAMDTMKRKGADAAKEMAPFAVMFDQMGMQGEAAGNALRKTIQLGLDTKKVAKANAALASQGIKLDFTDGKGEFGGMGNLMAQLDKMKNLDTVTRLAALKEIFGDDAETMQVLGKVIEKGAGGYNEVVDKLSRQATLQQRVNAQLGTLKNLWDAASGTFTNALASFGEAMAPELKSAAELFGTLSQKLDTFIKQNPMLAKSIGIGTLALGGLLLAGGAVAMTLGLITKMAGGVMKPIAALGGLFGKKKGAGVADAASALAGAAVQRVFVVNMPGGGVGVPDLGRNAGAVGTAGPAGAAKPSRWGKMAGGVSKWAGRAGAAAAVAGLAYGAYELSTDKKMSAAQKVEKAGGIVGGAGGAWGGAVLGAKGGAMIGTLIAPGVGTAIGGALGGLIGGFVGSSLGQKLGEMSAKTFNQAEKPRALSAAAPSYAAATAAPVVQSVIPAYAAASSVKANADPVMVAKAAPALAPAQNVAQNPKPLPHAPVSLPAKAAPVAPTYAAAANIAPKSPPLNPVANGSGSKPSQIMQMTYSPQLTIQGDPLPGTKEKFAKMLREHQTEIQTMIARAMQQQQRVSYAGGA
- a CDS encoding phage major tail tube protein, whose protein sequence is MQVKQVTNANVYVGGNNCVGQASECKLPEIAMKMNERKGLGMIGTLELPGGIDKLSAEIKWNAFYRDTFLQYANPYKAVALQVRSSVESWNAVEGVFEEQSLVTFLTGTCKKFPLGEHKPQDASEYPTEFSVMYLKQVCAGVDVIEIDLINNIFKIAGKDVKPEFRNNLGL
- a CDS encoding phage tail sheath subtilisin-like domain-containing protein; protein product: MAANYLHGVETQRVDRSPRAVNIVKSAVIGLICTAPMGPVNTPTLLLSDKDLAAFGPDLAGFSCADALDAIYDQGDATVVVVNVLDPAIHKTTIATENSTVNASGQFKTVFPVVSSLVVTGSGGTPTYAVGTDYTVDLLTGRCQRTPASTMPANASLKLAYTYADPSKITAAEINGTIDAQGRRLGLKALADCYQLFGFAPKILIATGYSTLATVATELIAAADKLGGKALIDAPLGLTVAQVISSRGPVANSNFNTSNDAAMLCYPHVKVYDSVTDTVVLQPLSARAAGVMAAKDVEKGYWWSPSNTEINGIVGLERNLTAKIDDPQSEVNALNEVGIVTVFNSFGTGYRLWGNRNANFPSESGLSTFISVTRTQDIIDESIRYFTLQYIDRLQNQALVDAVVNSINQLINKLIGDGALLGGKCWYDVARNPETEFANGHLTFNYKLMPPPPFERGTFESELTSEYAASVK